The Colias croceus chromosome 3, ilColCroc2.1 genome includes a region encoding these proteins:
- the LOC123705991 gene encoding polycomb group protein Psc-like: protein MVTSNKQTEKKVVKMTAQSNNAVVPHRTLLGEVNEHITCPLCRGYYIDATTIVECLHSFCRSCIIKHLQVKKYCPVCEMMINSAKPNIKLDKALQDIVYKLVPGLFQKEMERRQQFYSSRPGPAASATPEQRGEDTERIIFSPEDVISFSLEYSDVTDTDSISSKSSDSNESQSTSTTARRYLQCPAVVNISHLKKFLSMKFDIDSTQFAIDILYKRVPLPDYYTLMDIAYIYNWKRNEPMRFFYQIIDYVAIRNRLFDLNRKGSQLQDKKASPPVTEDTHSNSPITNTNDLASEASSGAASPMLDENNAKKSNDPLKKSNNISGSHKSNQEPSSTQRSNSPIKKNDDEDEKSQFLNSFELTAKNSSSSAKTSPTKNASDNAPTENKVPTPNTSKNEDTLKRKFHVGNNLPEMKKVKIELEKAKLPVSQIVSSSNTNSKTASINEKNIKNVEQNKTVDNTPKGTQSGSNITSTTLASKDSKQSSTLPKQTDNAGQKRTIAESQNNLTPKRKPEIMSTSSPSLQKTVSPLKIQLSKTDSPSLINNKSNETPKGVTKKMPDLKPSTTGTAASSKTHLSGKLRMDLLANNSDPTIDRSKILSQVKTSVTASGQNTGDNLKSLFDSCKINIPSSLSITLTDQKSPSDPPISEQKKNIINKNLINPTNSTNHKAPSPPVHNYIEIKKLPETDTKKATKPESATDTKSNIQKSDSSEVKPKSNNKSSETSAKGPIPNLKPIADTKLAKQSGNTAAPITFQQTFEQQLQSLTTETKVKVPKNKAQVPKLVPATPKAFSAANKLNNANSKLPTGASSGENKATTALDLSTPHTIQSQLGPQQTKAFETMQSIANLAKKQNLPPKSIPLTLSQDVFPSVSRRPITTPSPLRIPTGNNNAHVKLEKPPTNISQLSARQEMPKQIMAHKSTNQIHPTVSNVPSPNYQGAQPSNTSAQPSPRSQTRSPSSSPKLVIAEEKQTSTASADQNQSSTPLNPQLSNIFAPRCESPKDTHTHTKPGLKPMKPLIPTSKLPSIRQPITPTLNANTAMSSQADYLSHAIFRHQMEMQSAWLKAQRQYDILKNMPNMAIQSQNDFTNKDKQ from the coding sequence ATGGTTACTTCTAATAAACAAACGGAAAAGAAAGTTGTAAAAATGACTGCACAAAGCAACAACGCTGTTGTCCCTCATAGAACTCTCTTGGGTGAAGTAAATGAACATATTACATGTCCATTATGTCGTGGTTATTATATCGATGCTACCACCATCGTCGAATGTTTACACTCTTTTTGTCGTAGTTGTATTATAAAGCATCTTcaggttaaaaaatattgcccagtatGTGAAATGATGATAAATTCTGCAAAACCTAATATTAAACTAGATAAGGCACTTCAAGACATAGTTTACAAATTGGTACCAGGCCTTTTCCAAAAAGAAATGGAACGTCGCCAGCAATTTTATTCTTCTCGGCCTGGTCCAGCAGCATCAGCAACTCCAGAACAACGAGGAGAAGACACAGAGCGAATTATATTTAGTCCAGAAGATGTTATTTCATTTTCCTTAGAATATTCTGATGTAACTGATACTGACAGCATCTCTAGTAAATCATCTGATAGTAATGAATCACAATCAACATCAACAACTGCAAGAAGGTATTTGCAATGTCCTGCTGTTGTTAATATTAGTCATCTAAAGAAATTTCTCagcatgaaatttgatattgaTAGCACACAATTTGCTATTGATATATTGTACAAAAGAGTACCTTTGCCCGACTATTATACATTAATGGACATTGCTTATATCTATAATTGGAAGAGAAATGAACCTATGCGatttttttaccaaattattgattatgttGCAATTCGAAACagattatttgatttaaataggAAGGGGTCTCAATTGCAGGACAAGAAAGCATCCCCTCCTGTTACAGAAGATACTCATTCTAACAGCCCTATAACTAACACAAATGACCTTGCATCAGAAGCCTCTTCAGGTGCTGCTAGCCCTATGTTAGATGAGAACAATGCTAAAAAATCAAATGACCCTTTAAAAAAGAGTAATAATATATCTGGCAGTCATAAATCAAATCAAGAACCAAGCTCCACCCAGAGAAGTAATTCACctataaagaaaaatgatgatgaaGATGAAAAATCACAGTTCCTTAATTCTTTTGAATTGACGGCTAAGAACAGTTCATCCTCAGCCAAAACATCTCCCACCAAAAATGCATCAGATAATGCTCCAACGGAAAATAAAGTTCCAACCCCAAACACATCAAAAAATGAAGATACATTAAAACGAAAGTTCCATGTGGGAAATAATCTACCAGAAatgaaaaaagtaaaaattgaGCTTGAAAAAGCAAAATTACCAGTATCTCAAATTGTGTCATCATCTAATACTAATTCTAAAACAGCCAGTATCAatgagaaaaatataaaaaatgtagagcAAAACAAAACAGTTGACAATACCCCAAAAGGCACACAGTCAGGAAGCAATATAACTAGTACAACATTGGCATCAAAAGATTCCAAACAGTCTAGTACTTTGCCAAAACAAACAGATAATGCAGGACAGAAAAGAACCATAGCTGAATCCCAAAACAATCTTACACCTAAACGTAAACCAGAAATTATGTCCACATCTTCTCCTTCACTACAGAAAACTGTTTCTCCTCTTAAAATTCAGTTATCTAAAACAGATTCCCcgtcattaataaataataaatcaaatgaaACACCAAAAGGAGTTACCAAGAAAATGCCCGATTTAAAACCAAGCACAACAGGAACAGCAGCTTCAAGCAAAACTCATCTTTCTGGGAAATTAAGAATGGATCTTTTGGCAAACAATAGTGATCCCACTATTGACCgaagtaaaattttatctCAAGTTAAAACATCAGTAACTGCAAGTGGGCAAAATACAGGAGATAATCTAAAATCATTATTTGATTcctgtaaaattaatataccttCTTCATTATCAATAACCCTAACTGATCAAAAGAGCCCTTCTGATCCACCTATTTCtgaacaaaagaaaaatataatcaataagAACCTCATAAATCCCACCAATAGTACTAATCATAAAGCACCAAGCCCTCCTGTAcacaattatattgaaatcaaGAAACTTCCCGAAACTGATACAAAAAAGGCGACAAAACCAGAGAGTGCAACAGatacaaaatcaaatatacaaaaatctGACAGTAGTGAGGTGAAAcctaaatcaaataataaaagtagTGAGACATCTGCTAAAGGACCAATACCAAACTTAAAACCCATTGCTGATACTAAATTGGCTAAACAAAGTGGAAACACAGCTGCACCAATTACATTCCAACAGACATTTGAACAACAATTACAATCTCTTACAACAGAAACAAAAGTGAAAGTGCCCAAAAATAAAGCACAGGTACCAAAACTTGTACCAGCTACACCAAAAGCATTTAGTGCGGCAAATAAATTGAACAATGCTAATTCAAAACTTCCAACTGGTGCTTCTTCAGGTGAAAACAAAGCGACAACTGCTCTTGATTTATCAACTCCTCACACTATACAAAGCCAATTAGGCCCTCAACAAACAAAAGCTTTTGAAACTATGCAGTCTATTGccaatttagcaaaaaaacaaaacttaccTCCTAAATCAATTCCCTTGACTTTATCACAAGATGTGTTTCCAAGTGTATCTAGAAGACCTATTACAACTCCATCACCATTAAGAATTCCCACTGGTAATAACAATGCTCATGTAAAATTAGAGAAGCCTCCTACAAATATATCTCAGTTAAGTGCTAGACAAGAAATGCCAAAGCAAATAATGGCTCACAAATCAACAAATCAAATTCATCCCACAGTTTCGAATGTCCCCTCACCTAATTATCAGGGAGCTCAGCCATCAAATACTTCTGCACAACCATCACCACGGTCTCAAACTCGTTCACCAAGCTCATCTCCAAAATTGGTAATAGCAGAAGAAAAGCAAACAAGTACTGCATCTGCAGACCAGAATCAGTCTAGCACGCCTCTGAATCCCCAGCTGTCAAATATATTTGCTCCTCGATGTGAGTCTCCTAAAGACACACACACCCATACTAAACCAGGCCTAAAACCAATGAAACCCTTAATACCTACTAGTAAATTACCTTCTATTCGCCAACCCATAACTCCTACATTAAATGCCAATACTGCAATGAGCTCTCAAGCTGATTATTTATCACATGCCATATTTAGGCATCAAATGGAAATGCAAAGTGCTTGGTTAAAGGCACAAAGACAATATgacatattaaaaaacatgCCCAATATGGCCATTCAGAGTCAAAACGATTTTACTAATAAAGATAAACAATAA